One Anoplopoma fimbria isolate UVic2021 breed Golden Eagle Sablefish chromosome 2, Afim_UVic_2022, whole genome shotgun sequence DNA window includes the following coding sequences:
- the ndufs3 gene encoding NADH dehydrogenase [ubiquinone] iron-sulfur protein 3, mitochondrial, translated as MAASLVRFVRGGLGRTYNLAKSSCLLQQQSRLQSSTTDTSPTIRPKDAVTHSQLAAFGEYVAEMMPKYVQQVQVSCYNELEVMIHPDGVIPVLTFLRDHTNTQFRNMIDLTAVDIPSRQNRFEIVYHLLSLRFNSRLRIKTYTDELTPVDSAVPVHLAANWYEREVWDMFGVFFANHPDLRRILTDYGFEGHPFRKDFPLSGYVEVRYDDEVKRVVAEPVELSQEFRKFDLNTPWEVFPAYRDPKEDAPKLEAGDAAPEKK; from the exons ATGGCGGCGTCGCTAGTCCGGTTCGTCCGCGGCGGTCTTGGAAGGACTTATAACC TTGCAAAGAGTTCAtgtctcctccagcagcagagccgACTGCAGAGCTCCACCACCGACACCAGCC CCACCATCAGGCCCAAGGATGCCGTCACCCACAGCCAGCTGGCAGCGTTTGGGGAGTACGTGGCTGAGATGATGCCCAAATACGTCCAGCAGGTCCAG gtgTCCTGTTACAACGAGCTGGAGGTGATGATCCACCCTGACGGAGTGATCCCTGTGCTGACCTTCCTGAGGGACCACACCAACACCCAGTTCAGGAACATGATTGACCTGACGGCTGTCGACATCCCATCACGGCAGAACCGCTTTGAG ATTGTGTACCATCTGCTGTCGCTGCGCTTCAACTCTCGTCTCCGCATCAAGACGTACACAGACGAGTTAACACCGGTGGACTCTGCGGTTCCGGTCCACCTGGCCGCCAACTGGTACGAGAGGGAG gtttgGGACATGTTTGGCGTGTTCTTTGCCAACCACCCGGACCTGAGGCGTATTCTGACAGACTACGGGTTTGAGGGTCACCCCTTCAGGAAGGACTTCCCTCTCTCAGGATACGTAGAG GTGCGTTACGATGACGAGGTGAAGCGAGTGGTGGCGGAGCCCGTCGAACTGTCGCAAGAGTTCAGAAAGTTTGACCTGAACACACCGTGGGAGGTGTTCCCCGCATACCGAGACCCCAAAGAGGACGCCCCGAAGCTGGAGGCCGGAGACGCAGCGCCCGAGAAGAAGTGA
- the ptpmt1 gene encoding phosphatidylglycerophosphatase and protein-tyrosine phosphatase 1, with amino-acid sequence MSGALARALFYPTLAYNVVMEKMTSRRWFDRVDETVILGALPFRSITKQLVETENVRGVITMNEEYETKYFCNSAEEWQAAGVEQLRLSTVDLTGVPSLENLCRGVEFAMQQREQGSSVYVHCKAGRSRSATLAAAYLIRLHCLTPEEACQKLASVRPHILVRSAQLEMLRTYYQQVCEQPS; translated from the exons ATGTCCGGAGCGCTGGCACGGGCGCTCTTCTACCCCACGTTGGCCTACAACGTTGTCATGGAGAAGATGACGTCACGACGCTGGTTCGACCGAGTGGACGAGACCGTGATTCTCGGAGCGCTTCCGTTCCGGTCCATCACCAAACAG CTGGTAGAAACAGAAAACGTTCGAGGGGTCATCACCATGAACGAGGAGTATGAGACCAAATACTTCTGCAACTCAGCTGAG GAGTGGCAGGCTGCAGGGGTGGAGCAGCTGAGGTTGAGCACCGTTGACCTCACCGGCGTCCCCAGCCTGGAGAACCTGTGCCGAGGCGTGGAGTTCGCCATGCAGCAACGAGAGCAAGGAAGCAGCGTATACGTCCACTGCAAGGCCGGACGCTCCCGAAGCGCCACGCTGGCTGCTGCGTACCTCATTCGG TTACACTGCTTGACTCCAGAGGAGGCCTGTCAGAAGCTGGCGTCTGTCCGACCGCACATCCTGGTTCGCTCTGCTCAGCTGGAGATGCTGAGGACTTACTACCAGCAGGTCTGTGAACAGCCCAGCTGA